A single genomic interval of Bacteroidales bacterium harbors:
- a CDS encoding tail fiber domain-containing protein → MNWRKALILIFVIGIFSYNSNSQNIAITDDDGYSPDASAMLDVKSTTKGMLVPRVALVTTVNPIGGTKPEGLLVWNTSTSGTYDTPGFYFWNGADWEMVGSDNLFENGLTQSGNTVKLGGALTNATTITQGSYNMIYNLNGTGDFDIQDNGTSAFFVRDDGNVGIGTNSPVQKLQVNGNIKIDENVLIAGNSNHKIYNNLASYYSSSNTGAVVIETGHPMSASCMFRIKIEGYAYDNPAGPFEINIGSYKSTTSFSHAGYLTVGPDTYTVRLAENISTANMVIILGTISTNTSYLSISVTEYTQGYQNRVEAYAEGWSISRLTDLSNYDRITDIPNITEIDLSNYYTQSEVDNIVNNENHWDRTGSNTYLHNSSDNIGVGTSSPLHQLHISKNISVTNGTDGNFIDIQNTNTNYYVMSGLRFINGSSSYIKGGIFYQDRTSYGRGNILFANRSSTSGTVSADDTRMIIDYNGNVGIGVGNSYPSSRLVVEGNSSGGIDDPLFEVKNNAGQTIFAVYNEGVRIWVDDTPGKATGSKGGFAVGGLNAGKGITNEYLRITPDSIRMYIDTTQSTKGSKGGFAVGGLNAGKTNGMELLRVTDDSVRIYVKNNPSKATGSKGGFAVGGLNAGKDVPVDFLHLNPKNYFIGHETGKSITNGEYNTFFGYQSGHSTSGGTGFEGSYNIFVGYKSGYNNTSGYKNVFMGYRSGLTNTSGQKNTFIGNESGANNSTGGYNTFFGYNSGILNSGGNYNTFIGADCGFYNSSALFNTCVGSHAGENLYTGSGNTFIGAGSGHGGSTPGQFITGGHNTYIGYYSGYGNKIGSGNVCVGYQAGSNETGSDKLYIENTNATSTSALIYGDFNTNILRFNADVGIGKSPSYKLDVQDNASGYVAKFFNDGNSSNRYGIRIQAGSDDGNGYNYMIAFYDGNGSYAGALVLDANLMKLVQNSDKRLKENINNTKIDALKIIKDLRVVDYNFIEGSKITKTGYIAQEAIKVFPDLVSYNEEMDKYGISLSTLVPILNKAIQEQQKQIEILKSENKNLKTEVNKIEQLQKQINKLNELMNVKASK, encoded by the coding sequence GAGTAGCTTTAGTAACAACTGTTAATCCCATTGGCGGTACAAAACCTGAAGGTTTATTAGTCTGGAATACTTCAACATCAGGAACTTATGATACACCCGGTTTTTATTTCTGGAATGGTGCCGACTGGGAAATGGTTGGTTCTGATAATTTATTTGAAAACGGACTTACACAATCCGGGAATACCGTAAAACTGGGAGGTGCATTAACTAATGCTACTACCATTACACAAGGTTCATATAACATGATATACAACCTTAACGGAACAGGCGATTTTGATATACAGGATAACGGAACTTCTGCTTTTTTTGTTCGCGATGACGGAAATGTTGGTATAGGAACTAATTCTCCTGTGCAAAAACTACAGGTAAACGGAAATATAAAAATTGATGAAAACGTATTAATTGCAGGTAATAGCAATCATAAAATTTACAATAACCTTGCATCATATTATTCATCATCCAATACCGGGGCAGTTGTTATTGAAACAGGACATCCGATGAGTGCATCTTGTATGTTCAGAATAAAAATTGAAGGTTATGCATATGATAACCCTGCGGGCCCTTTTGAAATCAATATTGGAAGTTATAAAAGTACTACTTCTTTTTCTCATGCTGGTTATCTGACAGTTGGTCCCGATACTTATACAGTGCGTCTTGCAGAAAATATATCAACAGCAAATATGGTTATTATTTTAGGAACTATTAGCACAAATACATCGTATTTGAGTATTTCAGTAACTGAATATACTCAGGGATATCAGAATCGCGTTGAGGCATATGCAGAAGGATGGAGTATTTCAAGACTTACAGATTTAAGTAATTATGATCGTATTACAGATATTCCAAATATTACTGAAATTGATCTTTCAAATTATTACACCCAAAGCGAAGTTGATAATATTGTTAATAATGAAAATCATTGGGACAGAACAGGTTCGAATACATATCTGCATAATTCATCTGATAATATAGGTGTTGGAACATCAAGCCCCTTACATCAATTACATATAAGTAAAAATATAAGTGTTACTAATGGTACAGATGGTAATTTTATTGATATCCAGAATACTAATACTAATTATTATGTTATGAGCGGATTAAGATTTATTAATGGTTCTTCTTCATACATAAAAGGCGGTATATTTTATCAGGATAGAACATCATATGGCAGAGGGAATATTTTGTTTGCTAACAGGAGTAGTACTTCTGGTACTGTTTCAGCAGATGATACACGTATGATAATTGATTATAATGGTAATGTTGGTATTGGTGTTGGAAATTCATATCCTTCAAGTCGATTGGTTGTAGAAGGAAATAGTTCCGGCGGTATAGACGACCCTTTGTTTGAAGTAAAAAATAATGCCGGACAAACCATATTTGCTGTTTATAATGAAGGTGTAAGAATTTGGGTTGATGATACTCCGGGAAAAGCAACAGGCAGTAAAGGAGGCTTTGCTGTTGGTGGTTTAAACGCAGGAAAAGGTATAACCAATGAATATTTAAGAATAACACCCGATAGTATAAGAATGTATATTGATACTACTCAATCGACAAAAGGTAGTAAAGGTGGTTTTGCGGTGGGCGGTCTTAATGCAGGCAAAACAAATGGAATGGAATTGTTAAGAGTAACAGACGATAGTGTACGTATTTATGTAAAAAATAATCCTTCAAAAGCTACCGGTAGCAAAGGTGGTTTTGCTGTTGGTGGTTTGAATGCAGGTAAAGACGTACCTGTTGATTTTTTACATCTAAATCCAAAAAATTATTTTATCGGACATGAAACTGGTAAATCAATAACTAATGGTGAATATAATACTTTTTTTGGATATCAATCTGGGCATTCCACTAGTGGTGGAACAGGATTTGAAGGGTCATATAATATATTTGTAGGTTACAAAAGTGGTTATAATAATACATCTGGGTATAAAAATGTATTTATGGGTTATAGAAGCGGTTTAACCAATACTTCCGGACAAAAAAATACATTTATCGGTAATGAAAGTGGTGCAAATAATTCAACAGGTGGCTATAATACATTTTTTGGATATAATAGTGGTATATTAAATAGTGGCGGTAACTATAATACTTTTATTGGAGCTGATTGCGGCTTTTACAATTCTTCTGCATTGTTTAATACTTGTGTAGGTTCACATGCAGGAGAAAATTTATACACTGGTTCAGGTAATACTTTTATTGGAGCAGGTAGCGGACATGGTGGCTCAACACCGGGACAATTTATCACTGGCGGGCATAATACTTACATTGGATATTATAGCGGATATGGCAATAAAATCGGAAGTGGAAATGTCTGCGTAGGTTATCAGGCAGGCTCCAACGAAACAGGTTCGGATAAACTGTATATTGAAAATACTAATGCTACTTCTACTTCTGCATTAATTTATGGTGATTTTAATACTAATATTTTAAGATTTAATGCAGATGTAGGTATTGGAAAATCGCCTTCTTATAAATTAGATGTACAAGATAATGCAAGCGGTTATGTTGCGAAATTTTTTAATGATGGTAATTCATCTAACCGATATGGTATTAGAATTCAGGCTGGTTCAGATGATGGCAACGGATATAATTATATGATTGCTTTCTATGATGGCAATGGTTCTTATGCAGGCGCATTAGTTTTAGATGCTAATCTTATGAAATTAGTTCAAAACTCTGATAAAAGATTAAAAGAAAATATAAATAATACTAAAATTGATGCACTAAAAATAATTAAAGATCTAAGAGTTGTTGATTATAATTTTATTGAAGGCAGCAAAATAACTAAAACTGGTTACATTGCTCAAGAGGCGATCAAGGTATTCCCAGATCTTGTTTCATATAATGAAGAAATGGATAAATACGGAATTAGTTTATCAACATTAGTTCCAATTTTGAACAAAGCAATTCAGGAACAACAAAAACAAATAGAAATATTAAAATCTGAAAATAAAAACCTGAAAACTGAAGTCAATAAAATTGAACAGCTTCAAAAACAAATTAACAAGTTAAATGAATTAATGAATGTAAAAGCATCTAAATAG